A stretch of the Desulfobacter sp. genome encodes the following:
- a CDS encoding IS256 family transposase encodes MTEENTEFDFQKALKGIQEGKPFTGKGGVLTSLIKNLAEAALEGELESHLGQEVSANRRNGKSKKTIKSLDGKFELKTPRDRAGTFSPQIVKKHQTTLSDEIERKIIALYGLGMSYNDMASHLQEIYGLEISNATLSTITDKIIHTVKEWQARPLENVYPIVWLDAIHYKVRENGKVDSKAVYTILGVNIEGRKEVLGLYISENEGANFWLQVLTDLSNRGVKDILIACVDGLKGFPEAIETIFPDTEVQLCVVHQIRNSLKYVGSKNKKEFMADLKRVYKAVNKDLAEEELDILENKWNDKYPIVIKSWRNNWERLSHFFKYPEEIRRIIYTTNTIEAVHRQFRKLTKTKGSFPNQDSLLKLLYMGIQNASKKWTMPIQNWSLTISQLAIFFEGRLDKELGI; translated from the coding sequence ATGACCGAAGAAAACACCGAATTTGATTTTCAAAAAGCCCTTAAAGGCATCCAGGAAGGTAAACCCTTCACAGGTAAGGGCGGCGTCCTTACATCATTAATCAAAAATCTTGCTGAAGCTGCTCTTGAAGGAGAGTTGGAGTCCCATCTCGGGCAGGAAGTTTCTGCCAACCGCCGTAATGGAAAAAGCAAAAAGACCATTAAATCCCTGGATGGTAAATTTGAGCTAAAAACCCCGCGTGACAGGGCCGGAACCTTCTCTCCACAGATCGTCAAAAAACATCAGACAACGCTCAGCGATGAAATTGAAAGAAAGATAATAGCCCTTTACGGCCTGGGCATGAGTTATAATGATATGGCTTCCCATTTACAGGAAATCTATGGACTTGAGATTTCAAATGCCACTCTGAGCACCATTACCGATAAAATCATCCATACCGTCAAAGAATGGCAGGCCAGGCCGTTGGAAAATGTGTACCCAATCGTATGGCTTGATGCCATACATTATAAAGTACGAGAAAACGGAAAGGTCGACAGCAAAGCCGTTTACACAATTCTTGGGGTGAATATCGAGGGCCGCAAAGAGGTTCTTGGGCTGTACATATCCGAGAATGAGGGTGCGAACTTCTGGCTGCAGGTGTTAACAGACCTTTCAAACCGAGGGGTAAAAGATATCCTGATTGCCTGTGTTGATGGTCTAAAAGGTTTTCCCGAGGCCATTGAGACCATATTCCCGGACACAGAAGTTCAACTCTGCGTAGTCCACCAGATCCGAAATTCATTGAAATACGTTGGTTCCAAAAATAAAAAGGAATTTATGGCAGATCTAAAACGTGTTTATAAAGCGGTCAATAAGGATCTGGCCGAAGAAGAACTGGATATCTTGGAAAATAAATGGAATGACAAATACCCGATTGTGATAAAATCCTGGCGGAACAACTGGGAACGCCTCAGTCATTTCTTTAAATATCCAGAAGAGATTCGACGGATAATATACACCACAAATACCATTGAGGCTGTGCATCGACAGTTTCGAAAACTGACCAAAACAAAGGGATCATTCCCGAACCAGGACAGCCTGTTAAAGCTGCTTTACATGGGGATCCAGAACGCCAGTAAAAAATGGACAATGCCGATTCAAAATTGGTCACTGACAATTTCCCAGTTGGCAATTTTCTTTGAAGGCCGGCTGGATAAAGAGCTGGGAATTTGA
- a CDS encoding MFS transporter, whose amino-acid sequence MMPPFSDAKLSWADRFAYALPALSLAIIGIPVYVFLPKFYTDTMGLGISTVGGLLMAVRFFDAITDPVIGYVSDRTSGRFGRRKPYMALGALGLALSILFLFRPPVISQTGLTLYFGFWLFALFFFWTLITIPYESLGPEMTMDYHERTALFSLRDGFLILGTLVAAASPVLIDQLVKAAGRVPTDQYRFSIMAFIFAPMIVLLPFYCIWKIKEHTSHNRKDGLLKGFSAVLKNRPFIILISGYTISALGSNLPATLILYYVEYVLQAQNAEGFLLIYFLTGILFLPLWIMVSKKIGKKQAWILSMVVNTGAFLGVFFIGPGDTFIYGVLVFLSGIGFGAGLALPSSIQADVIDYDQLLTGQRREGRYIGLWSIAKKMSAAAGIGIGLLLLGNTGYSPNAEQSESTLMMLRVLYALVPCLCNILSIVIISFYPISQQAHARIRQEIENTQHQPS is encoded by the coding sequence ATGATGCCGCCTTTTTCGGACGCGAAGTTATCATGGGCAGATCGGTTTGCATATGCGCTTCCGGCCTTGTCTCTGGCGATTATTGGTATTCCCGTATATGTGTTTCTGCCTAAATTTTATACCGACACCATGGGACTGGGCATTTCCACTGTGGGGGGGCTGCTGATGGCGGTCCGGTTTTTCGATGCGATTACAGATCCGGTTATCGGCTATGTCTCTGACCGGACCTCTGGGCGATTTGGCAGGCGCAAGCCCTATATGGCCCTGGGTGCCCTGGGACTTGCCCTGTCGATTCTGTTTTTATTCAGGCCGCCGGTCATTTCCCAGACAGGGCTGACCCTCTATTTTGGATTCTGGCTCTTTGCCCTGTTTTTTTTCTGGACCCTGATCACCATCCCCTATGAATCCCTTGGACCGGAAATGACCATGGATTATCATGAAAGAACCGCTCTTTTTTCTCTGAGGGACGGTTTTTTGATTCTCGGAACGCTTGTGGCCGCCGCATCGCCCGTATTGATTGACCAGCTGGTAAAGGCCGCAGGCAGAGTGCCCACGGACCAATACCGCTTTTCTATTATGGCCTTTATATTTGCGCCCATGATTGTTCTTTTGCCGTTTTACTGCATCTGGAAGATCAAGGAACATACGAGCCATAACCGCAAAGATGGCTTGTTAAAAGGTTTTTCAGCTGTTTTGAAAAACCGTCCTTTTATCATTTTAATCTCAGGATATACCATCAGTGCCCTTGGCAGTAATCTTCCGGCCACCCTGATTTTATATTATGTGGAATATGTTCTCCAGGCCCAAAATGCAGAAGGGTTCTTATTGATATATTTTTTAACGGGGATTTTATTTTTACCGCTTTGGATAATGGTTTCAAAAAAAATAGGAAAAAAACAGGCCTGGATTCTGTCCATGGTGGTCAATACGGGTGCTTTTTTGGGCGTTTTTTTTATAGGGCCGGGAGATACCTTTATCTATGGGGTTCTGGTCTTTTTGTCCGGTATCGGATTCGGTGCAGGCCTTGCGCTACCCTCTTCCATCCAGGCGGATGTGATTGACTATGACCAGTTGTTGACAGGGCAGCGGCGGGAGGGACGCTATATTGGTCTATGGTCCATCGCCAAAAAAATGTCCGCTGCCGCGGGCATCGGTATCGGCCTGCTGCTTTTAGGGAATACCGGATACAGTCCCAATGCGGAGCAAAGTGAGTCAACCCTTATGATGCTCAGGGTGCTTTATGCACTGGTGCCCTGCCTTTGTAATATTTTGTCCATTGTTATCATCAGTTTTTATCCGATTTCCCAGCAAGCGCATGCCCGGATCCGACAAGAGATTGAAAATACCCAGCATCAGCCGTCCTGA
- a CDS encoding TRAP transporter large permease → MIVLLLLGFPMKIPLIAGATLGIYLLYNGDLSQTQFMIQQMMAGIRPAALIAVPMFILSADIMTRGKSAEKLIDLLMAFVGHIKGGLAVSTAGACAVFGAVSGSTQATVVAIGAPLRPRLLEGGYKDSFILALIVNSSDIAFLIPPSIGMIIYGIVAKTSIPELFIAGIGPGLLILLLFSIYSVIYAILNGIPTQSKASWKERGMAVYHALWPLGFPFIIIGGIFGGIFSPTEAAAVSVGYAIVLEGFLFRTMKLSDFYATALSTGLVTAVVFILVGAGAAFAWVLSYAQVPQQILGMIGIADMGPYGVLFVISVAFFVGCMFVDPIVVILILVPIFAPVVNNVGLDPVLVGTIITLQVAIGSATPPFGCDIFTAIAIFKRPYIEVVKGTPPFIFILLSVAVALAFFPQIALFLRDVAFR, encoded by the coding sequence ATGATTGTCTTACTGCTGTTGGGGTTTCCAATGAAAATCCCGTTGATTGCCGGGGCAACATTGGGGATCTACCTGCTGTACAACGGAGATCTGTCCCAAACCCAGTTCATGATCCAGCAGATGATGGCAGGAATTCGTCCGGCAGCGCTCATTGCCGTGCCCATGTTTATCCTGTCGGCCGATATCATGACCCGGGGCAAATCGGCTGAGAAACTGATCGATCTGTTGATGGCATTTGTCGGACATATCAAAGGGGGGCTCGCCGTGAGTACGGCCGGGGCATGTGCGGTGTTCGGGGCTGTTTCCGGTTCGACCCAGGCAACGGTTGTGGCCATTGGCGCCCCCTTGCGTCCAAGACTTCTGGAAGGCGGCTACAAAGACTCGTTTATTCTGGCCCTTATTGTCAACTCCAGTGATATTGCATTTTTAATTCCCCCCAGTATCGGGATGATTATCTATGGAATTGTTGCCAAAACCTCTATTCCTGAACTTTTTATTGCCGGCATCGGCCCCGGGCTGTTAATTCTGCTTTTGTTTTCAATTTACAGCGTGATCTATGCGATTTTAAATGGTATCCCTACCCAGTCCAAGGCATCATGGAAAGAACGTGGAATGGCAGTGTATCATGCTCTGTGGCCTCTGGGGTTCCCGTTTATTATTATCGGCGGTATCTTTGGCGGTATCTTCAGCCCCACAGAAGCTGCCGCGGTAAGCGTGGGATATGCCATCGTGCTCGAAGGCTTTCTTTTTCGAACAATGAAACTTTCCGACTTTTATGCCACCGCTTTATCCACCGGATTGGTGACAGCTGTTGTCTTTATACTGGTGGGCGCAGGCGCCGCCTTTGCCTGGGTGTTATCCTATGCACAGGTCCCCCAGCAGATTTTAGGGATGATCGGTATTGCGGATATGGGCCCATATGGGGTTCTTTTTGTGATCTCCGTTGCTTTCTTCGTCGGATGCATGTTTGTGGATCCCATTGTGGTGATATTGATTCTGGTTCCTATTTTTGCACCTGTGGTGAATAATGTGGGATTGGATCCTGTGCTGGTGGGAACCATCATCACGCTTCAGGTGGCCATTGGATCAGCAACGCCGCCGTTCGGTTGTGATATTTTCACGGCAATTGCCATATTCAAACGGCCCTATATTGAAGTTGTCAAAGGGACACCGCCATTTATATTTATTCTTTTAAGTGTGGCTGTGGCCCTGGCCTTCTTTCCACAGATTGCTCTTTTTTTAAGAGATGTGGCCTTTAGATAA
- a CDS encoding aspartate/glutamate racemase family protein: MIYQQKNNQVSYGEAIGILLLDSPVPFIPGDVANATSYTFLVRFKRVAGFSVEKAIGGDKDIYPALLCAARNLKENGVRAITGDCGFMAVHQDQLKKDLNMPVFLSSLLQIPFIRQLIPDDQKIGIITASQRNLTESFLKTIGIREKKGMVVVGLENSPEFKSAALDEKGSLDSEKIKTEVLEKAGSLIETHKEMGAILLECSLLPPYAKGVADKTGLPVFDYMTMIDFVFSAVVKKKYRGYM, encoded by the coding sequence ATGATTTACCAACAAAAAAACAACCAGGTTTCCTATGGGGAAGCCATTGGCATCCTTTTGCTGGATTCTCCGGTTCCTTTTATCCCGGGGGACGTGGCCAATGCCACCTCCTATACCTTCCTGGTCCGGTTTAAACGAGTGGCGGGGTTTTCCGTTGAAAAGGCCATCGGAGGCGACAAAGACATATACCCGGCCCTGCTTTGCGCTGCAAGAAATTTAAAAGAGAATGGGGTGAGGGCCATTACCGGGGATTGCGGGTTTATGGCCGTGCACCAGGATCAGTTGAAAAAGGATTTGAATATGCCGGTATTTTTATCCAGTCTTTTACAGATTCCCTTTATCCGGCAGCTTATCCCGGACGACCAGAAGATCGGAATTATCACAGCCAGTCAAAGGAATCTGACAGAATCATTTTTAAAAACCATCGGTATCCGGGAAAAAAAGGGAATGGTCGTGGTCGGTTTAGAGAATAGTCCGGAGTTTAAATCAGCTGCGCTGGATGAAAAAGGCAGCCTTGATTCAGAGAAAATTAAAACCGAGGTGCTTGAAAAAGCAGGGAGCCTGATTGAAACGCATAAAGAGATGGGGGCCATTTTGCTGGAGTGCTCCCTGCTGCCCCCCTATGCAAAGGGTGTGGCGGACAAGACCGGGCTGCCGGTGTTTGATTATATGACCATGATCGATTTTGTGTTTAGTGCCGTGGTGAAAAAAAAATATCGCGGATATATGTAA
- the dctP gene encoding TRAP transporter substrate-binding protein DctP, giving the protein MKKKLSLTLLKAFLASILLITVTSMNLYAAEWKYAMGEGVNDPQGIYATAFKRFIEENSRHKIKIYPVGSLGEETDMMEQPKAGILQFLGQSTGYMGGTISEMDLFTLPYVMPTDTKELDYFFKNSKVINEMLPPIFNNHGLELLSIFPEGEMAVTTFEPFHSPQDLKGQKMRVMPGSPILVETYKAFGASPVPMTWGDLIGALKTNMVDGQENPTVWIEAYGLDNLTKVLTYTGHGHFNASASANKKFFNELGDRDKKLIRQAADHAHEVILKEAERLDAYGIGRIVRTNPEFKIVTLTELERAPFRKAATAVQESFASKSDSNKKILDQMMADLKEAEAKTK; this is encoded by the coding sequence ATGAAAAAAAAGTTGAGTTTAACATTGTTAAAAGCATTTTTGGCAAGCATTCTGCTGATTACGGTAACCAGCATGAACCTGTATGCAGCGGAGTGGAAGTATGCCATGGGAGAGGGTGTCAATGACCCCCAGGGTATTTATGCGACCGCTTTTAAGCGCTTTATAGAGGAAAATTCCAGGCATAAAATCAAAATTTATCCCGTGGGAAGCCTCGGTGAAGAGACCGATATGATGGAACAGCCCAAAGCGGGTATCCTGCAGTTTCTGGGACAGTCAACCGGCTACATGGGGGGAACCATTTCTGAAATGGATCTGTTCACGCTTCCCTATGTGATGCCCACAGATACGAAAGAGCTTGATTATTTTTTCAAAAACTCAAAAGTGATTAACGAGATGCTTCCGCCGATCTTCAACAATCACGGACTTGAGCTGCTCTCTATTTTCCCTGAAGGTGAGATGGCAGTGACCACCTTTGAGCCCTTTCACTCCCCCCAGGATTTGAAGGGCCAAAAAATGCGGGTGATGCCCGGTTCTCCGATTCTGGTTGAGACATATAAAGCCTTTGGCGCCTCCCCGGTTCCCATGACCTGGGGGGATCTGATCGGTGCCCTTAAAACCAATATGGTGGATGGTCAGGAAAATCCCACCGTATGGATTGAAGCATATGGCCTGGATAATTTGACAAAAGTATTGACCTATACCGGTCACGGACATTTCAATGCATCCGCATCAGCCAATAAAAAATTTTTCAACGAACTGGGAGATCGGGATAAAAAACTGATTCGCCAGGCGGCTGACCATGCACACGAGGTTATTTTAAAAGAGGCAGAAAGACTGGATGCTTATGGCATCGGTCGTATCGTCAGGACCAATCCTGAGTTTAAAATTGTGACCCTCACTGAACTAGAACGTGCCCCCTTTAGAAAAGCGGCAACAGCTGTACAGGAGTCATTTGCCTCCAAGAGCGATTCAAACAAAAAAATATTGGATCAAATGATGGCGGATCTAAAAGAAGCTGAGGCAAAAACAAAATAA
- a CDS encoding pyridoxal-phosphate dependent enzyme translates to MNQTPRLHDAYCARDRINHIVKNTPLLMDSDLAKITGAKSIHYKLECLQKTGAFKVRGAANKILSLTTQEKQRGVITFSTGNHGKAVAYVAARQNIKAVVCLSEHVPAYRAEIIKRLGAEVSIKGKSQDEAEKNYYQVMAANEMIPVVPFDDPLIIAGQGTIALEILEKLPFTDVLMVQLSGGGLMVGIAMVAKAINPDIQIIGLSIKQSPALLESVNAGVPVEVEEKETLADSLLGGIGVDNQFTLEMVKKLVDQHLLISEEEIKEGIRYLFEHHRLIVEGAGVIGVSALLAKKIDVKGKNAVTVLTGSSINSDEYVSIIQNKSENS, encoded by the coding sequence ATGAACCAGACACCTCGATTGCATGATGCCTATTGCGCCCGTGACCGCATCAACCATATTGTCAAGAACACCCCTCTTTTGATGGATTCTGATCTGGCAAAGATCACGGGTGCCAAAAGCATTCACTATAAACTTGAATGTCTCCAAAAAACAGGGGCCTTTAAAGTCAGGGGCGCTGCCAACAAGATTTTAAGCCTGACCACCCAAGAAAAACAAAGAGGCGTCATCACCTTTTCCACGGGTAACCATGGAAAAGCCGTGGCCTATGTGGCGGCCCGCCAGAACATAAAAGCCGTTGTCTGCCTTTCAGAGCATGTACCCGCCTACAGGGCCGAGATCATCAAACGCCTGGGTGCTGAAGTTTCCATAAAGGGAAAATCCCAGGACGAAGCAGAAAAAAATTATTATCAGGTCATGGCCGCAAACGAGATGATTCCGGTTGTTCCTTTTGATGATCCTTTGATTATTGCCGGACAGGGCACCATTGCCCTGGAAATTTTAGAAAAACTGCCGTTCACTGATGTTTTAATGGTCCAGTTGTCCGGAGGCGGTTTAATGGTCGGAATTGCCATGGTGGCAAAAGCCATCAATCCCGACATACAAATCATAGGGCTTTCCATCAAACAATCTCCAGCATTGCTGGAAAGTGTAAACGCAGGCGTTCCCGTTGAAGTTGAAGAAAAAGAGACCTTAGCAGATTCGCTTCTCGGAGGTATTGGCGTTGACAACCAATTTACCCTGGAAATGGTAAAAAAGTTAGTGGACCAGCATCTGCTCATCTCGGAAGAGGAGATAAAAGAGGGTATTCGTTATTTATTTGAACACCACCGCTTGATTGTGGAGGGTGCCGGCGTTATCGGCGTCAGCGCTCTGCTTGCAAAAAAAATAGATGTCAAAGGTAAAAATGCGGTCACCGTGCTCACGGGAAGCAGTATCAACTCTGATGAGTATGTTTCTATCATACAAAACAAATCAGAAAATTCATAA
- a CDS encoding TRAP transporter small permease, with product MTEAAENKGNPVLNALDFIDMQISRFEGVMLAVGVIAMTINTIAAVVSRFVFNSAITVTDELNVIFIILVTYAGLSYAARNGRHIRMSAIYDALPERLRKVLMVLMTSVTSVFMFFLAFYSCRYIAEVYESGRILPALGLPVFYIYLWVPFGFIMTGLQYAFTAVRNLTQSDVYLSTHVKDGYTDTENDSES from the coding sequence ATGACTGAGGCAGCAGAAAATAAGGGGAATCCTGTACTAAACGCGCTGGATTTCATTGATATGCAAATCAGCAGGTTTGAGGGTGTTATGCTGGCCGTTGGAGTGATCGCAATGACGATCAATACCATTGCCGCAGTGGTCAGTCGGTTTGTGTTTAATAGTGCCATTACCGTCACAGATGAACTGAACGTCATTTTCATCATTTTGGTGACCTATGCCGGACTCAGCTATGCCGCCCGAAATGGCCGCCATATAAGGATGTCTGCCATTTATGATGCCCTGCCGGAACGGCTGCGCAAGGTGTTGATGGTTTTGATGACCTCGGTGACCTCTGTGTTCATGTTTTTTCTTGCCTTTTATTCCTGCCGCTATATTGCCGAGGTCTATGAGAGCGGCCGGATTCTGCCGGCCTTGGGACTGCCTGTCTTTTATATCTATTTATGGGTGCCTTTTGGCTTTATTATGACAGGACTGCAGTATGCGTTTACGGCGGTTAGAAATCTGACACAAAGCGATGTTTACCTTTCTACCCATGTTAAAGACGGATATACCGACACCGAAAATGATAGTGAGAGTTAA
- a CDS encoding amidohydrolase: MDKKSDPIPDGLSDGIQRRIIELKSELIDLRRDFHMYPELGFQEFRTAQKIEVYLQALGFETHRIAGTGVVALLDSGKPGAVLMLRSDMDALPITEVSEKEYKSKNEGVMHACGHDSHMAMLLVAARVLKENKAFLTGQIKFVFQPDEEVAGAIRLVQEGVLENPRVDGVMGIHIWSLIPSGRVSITQGVVMGGLDVFKVRVKGKGGHTGYPHEAVDPVIAASSIIQTVQTIQTREMDVQKPTIIMFGKIQAGEKANIIPEEVTMEGTIRFLHTSDPDSPDNPTQKFIRICEGICQAHQCTCEIEIEHENIPLVNDEKMVGLAKQTAAQVFGSADLIETGKYIASEDFSEFSSRVPGVFIFLGFANKEKQTQFPLHNSRFDIDENVMTKGVELHVKGALEFLKEK, translated from the coding sequence ATGGATAAAAAATCAGACCCTATACCCGATGGTCTATCTGATGGTATACAACGCCGGATCATTGAACTGAAATCAGAACTCATTGATCTGCGGCGTGATTTTCACATGTACCCGGAACTGGGGTTCCAGGAATTTCGAACGGCCCAGAAGATTGAAGTTTATCTTCAAGCTCTTGGTTTTGAAACCCATCGTATCGCTGGAACCGGAGTGGTCGCCCTTCTGGATAGCGGAAAACCCGGGGCCGTTCTCATGCTCCGGTCTGATATGGATGCGCTGCCCATAACCGAAGTGAGTGAAAAGGAGTACAAATCAAAAAATGAAGGCGTCATGCACGCCTGCGGTCATGATTCCCACATGGCCATGCTGCTGGTGGCGGCCCGGGTGCTCAAAGAGAACAAGGCCTTCCTTACCGGGCAGATCAAATTTGTATTTCAGCCCGATGAAGAGGTGGCAGGGGCCATTCGGCTGGTCCAAGAAGGGGTACTTGAAAATCCCCGTGTGGACGGTGTCATGGGCATTCACATTTGGAGTCTGATCCCCTCGGGAAGGGTCTCCATCACTCAGGGCGTGGTCATGGGCGGACTGGATGTATTTAAGGTCAGGGTAAAGGGCAAAGGCGGGCATACCGGCTACCCACACGAAGCCGTTGATCCTGTGATCGCGGCTTCCAGTATTATCCAGACGGTCCAGACCATCCAGACCCGGGAAATGGATGTCCAAAAACCCACCATCATTATGTTCGGTAAAATCCAGGCCGGAGAAAAAGCCAATATCATTCCCGAAGAGGTCACCATGGAAGGCACCATCCGGTTTCTCCATACCTCTGATCCGGATTCACCGGACAATCCCACCCAAAAGTTCATCCGGATCTGTGAAGGCATCTGCCAGGCCCACCAATGTACCTGTGAGATTGAAATTGAGCATGAAAACATCCCCCTGGTAAATGATGAAAAAATGGTGGGACTGGCCAAGCAAACGGCGGCTCAGGTGTTTGGCAGCGCTGATCTTATTGAAACCGGTAAATATATTGCCAGTGAAGATTTTAGCGAATTTTCATCCCGGGTCCCCGGGGTGTTTATTTTTCTGGGCTTTGCCAACAAGGAGAAGCAAACCCAATTTCCCCTGCACAATTCCAGATTTGATATTGATGAAAACGTTATGACAAAAGGAGTAGAGTTACATGTAAAAGGCGCTTTGGAATTTTTAAAAGAAAAATGA
- a CDS encoding ISL3 family transposase: MSTSFIYHAFGLRDYFYKTTRFIGGIITFELIPKPEAVKCPECNSRSVTRKGIVTRDLRTIPVGSKPVILRTAIQRIWCSFCQFVRQIKLSFAQEGKSYTRAFERYVLELSQFMTIKDIAIHLRISWDTIKQIQKEDLLRRYRNIPLEKVRQIAIDEISIGKGHKYLTIVMDLESGRILHVGEGKGGEALKSFWTKVKISKAKIKAVSIDMSPAYLSAVIENLSGSAIVFDRFHVVKLFNEKLSDFRRKLYNLLANTGQQKLLKGVRWLLLKNPENLSDDKKEAQRLEEALKINQPLLVVYYMKEELRQIWNQKKKETAEKIVSNWINLANISKIPMLMKFAKTLAVHRQRILSYYDYRISTGPLEGTNNKIKTMKRKAYGYRDSEFFRLKLLDLHNKRYALIG, encoded by the coding sequence ATGTCCACAAGCTTCATATACCATGCCTTTGGCCTTCGTGACTACTTTTATAAAACAACGCGTTTCATCGGTGGAATAATCACTTTTGAACTCATACCAAAACCGGAGGCGGTAAAATGCCCGGAATGTAATTCCAGGTCCGTCACCAGGAAAGGGATTGTGACAAGAGATCTCAGAACAATACCGGTAGGTTCAAAACCCGTGATTCTCAGGACGGCTATCCAGAGAATTTGGTGTTCGTTCTGTCAATTTGTCCGGCAAATCAAACTATCCTTTGCCCAGGAGGGGAAAAGCTATACCCGGGCTTTTGAACGGTATGTCTTGGAGTTGTCTCAGTTCATGACAATCAAAGATATTGCCATCCATTTAAGGATCAGCTGGGATACGATAAAGCAGATCCAGAAAGAAGACCTGCTGAGGCGTTATCGAAATATCCCCCTTGAGAAAGTCCGGCAGATTGCCATAGATGAAATTTCCATAGGGAAAGGGCATAAATACTTGACCATCGTGATGGATCTGGAATCCGGTAGAATTCTGCACGTGGGAGAAGGAAAAGGTGGTGAAGCTTTGAAATCTTTTTGGACAAAAGTGAAAATATCGAAAGCAAAAATCAAAGCCGTCAGCATCGATATGTCCCCGGCATACTTGAGTGCTGTTATTGAAAATCTTTCTGGTTCAGCAATTGTCTTTGACAGATTTCATGTTGTTAAATTGTTCAATGAGAAACTGTCGGATTTCAGGCGAAAGCTCTACAACCTTCTTGCCAATACCGGGCAACAAAAACTTCTGAAGGGAGTCCGGTGGCTTTTGTTAAAAAATCCCGAAAACCTCAGTGATGACAAGAAGGAGGCCCAACGGTTAGAAGAAGCATTGAAAATAAATCAGCCGCTATTGGTAGTCTACTACATGAAAGAGGAACTCAGGCAAATATGGAATCAAAAGAAAAAAGAAACAGCTGAAAAGATAGTCAGCAATTGGATCAATCTGGCCAATATTTCCAAAATTCCAATGTTGATGAAATTTGCCAAGACCTTGGCTGTGCACAGGCAAAGAATCCTTTCATACTATGATTACAGGATATCTACAGGTCCTTTAGAAGGGACAAATAACAAGATAAAAACCATGAAACGGAAAGCTTATGGATACAGGGATTCGGAGTTTTTCAGGTTGAAACTTTTGGACCTTCACAATAAAAGGTACGCATTAATCGGATGA
- a CDS encoding thioesterase family protein has translation MQNTSFAHLIDNVPSPGEKTDLRVPDDWMQGRTAYGGLVAALSLKSMRAHVPLGRKIRSLLFSFVGPVSSDPFTIQTQPLRSGKSVTTIESKLIQNNKICSAALGSFGADRDSKIGIAPIDRREMPEPSKAIELPYIQGLTPEFTRHFNYRWAIGELPFSGKGGKELGGWINFREQADCLSEEWLIALADAWPTPVLSKLNAPAAASTLNWALEFVHLDRVTCSENEWWAYHCEVDSAERGYAHERSTIWDPEGRLAIFSHQTTTVFA, from the coding sequence ATGCAGAACACTTCATTTGCTCACCTGATCGACAATGTCCCCTCTCCTGGGGAAAAAACAGACCTTCGTGTGCCCGATGACTGGATGCAGGGACGCACCGCTTACGGAGGACTGGTCGCGGCCCTGTCCTTAAAATCCATGCGTGCTCATGTTCCCCTGGGGCGGAAAATCCGCAGCCTTCTGTTTTCCTTTGTGGGCCCGGTAAGTTCGGATCCTTTCACCATCCAGACCCAGCCGTTGCGTTCGGGAAAGTCTGTTACAACCATAGAGTCCAAGTTGATTCAGAACAATAAAATATGCTCTGCTGCATTGGGAAGCTTTGGTGCGGATCGTGACTCCAAAATCGGGATTGCACCAATTGACCGCCGGGAGATGCCGGAACCGTCCAAGGCAATTGAGCTGCCGTATATCCAAGGCCTGACACCTGAGTTTACCCGCCATTTTAACTATCGCTGGGCCATTGGCGAGCTGCCCTTTTCCGGCAAAGGGGGAAAAGAACTGGGCGGCTGGATCAATTTTCGTGAACAGGCCGACTGTCTTTCGGAAGAATGGCTGATTGCCCTGGCCGATGCCTGGCCCACACCGGTTCTCTCTAAATTAAACGCACCTGCTGCGGCAAGCACATTGAATTGGGCTTTGGAATTTGTTCACCTGGATCGTGTCACCTGCTCTGAAAACGAGTGGTGGGCCTACCATTGTGAAGTCGACAGTGCCGAAAGGGGCTATGCACATGAACGGAGCACGATCTGGGACCCTGAGGGGCGGCTGGCCATTTTCAGCCATCAGACCACCACTGTTTTTGCATGA